One window of Pseudomonas sp. ML2-2023-3 genomic DNA carries:
- a CDS encoding extracellular solute-binding protein, producing MNNKNGMRLALAAVLSCSLASAVAAEQQVNIYNWYDFIAPDTMKNFKAESGIGSMYDVFDNSDVMQSKLMAGRSGYDVVVATGDLLPNLIKAGVLKELDPAQLPNRSHLDPDILAKMQSNDPGNRYAVPYLWGTTGVGYDVDKVRAVLGADAPVDSWDLIFKPENLSKLSQCGVAMLDAPSEIIPIALHYLGLPYNSTNPQDYQKAEALLLTLRPYIRYFDSSKFITDLANGNVCVVVGWAGGVQDAKTASQVAGNGRNIRYSIPREGAPIWVESMVLLKDAPNPQQGLAFINYMLRPQVIAQTSTYLKYPNANQDSRALIDEKIRDNPEIYPGKDVMQTLFPLEPLPLKLERVRTRVWSKVKSGT from the coding sequence ATGAATAATAAAAACGGTATGCGCCTGGCCCTGGCCGCGGTGTTGAGTTGCAGCCTCGCGAGCGCGGTTGCGGCGGAACAGCAGGTGAACATCTACAACTGGTACGACTTTATTGCCCCCGACACGATGAAAAACTTTAAGGCCGAAAGTGGAATCGGCTCGATGTACGACGTGTTCGATAACAGCGATGTGATGCAAAGCAAGCTGATGGCCGGGCGCAGTGGCTATGACGTTGTCGTCGCCACCGGGGATCTGCTGCCCAACCTGATCAAGGCCGGGGTGCTCAAGGAGCTGGACCCCGCGCAGTTGCCCAATCGCTCACACCTGGACCCGGACATCCTGGCCAAGATGCAGAGTAACGATCCGGGTAATCGCTACGCCGTGCCTTACCTGTGGGGCACCACGGGGGTGGGCTATGACGTCGACAAGGTCAGGGCCGTGCTTGGGGCGGATGCGCCGGTCGATTCCTGGGACCTGATCTTCAAGCCCGAGAACCTGAGCAAGCTCAGCCAGTGTGGCGTGGCGATGCTGGACGCTCCCAGTGAAATCATCCCTATCGCCCTGCATTACCTGGGGCTGCCCTACAACAGCACCAACCCCCAGGACTACCAGAAGGCCGAGGCCTTGCTGCTGACGCTGCGGCCTTACATTCGCTACTTTGACTCGTCCAAATTCATCACGGACCTGGCCAATGGCAACGTGTGTGTGGTGGTGGGTTGGGCAGGCGGGGTGCAGGACGCCAAGACCGCCTCCCAAGTGGCCGGCAATGGGCGAAACATCCGTTACAGCATTCCTCGCGAAGGTGCGCCGATCTGGGTCGAAAGCATGGTCTTGCTCAAGGACGCGCCCAACCCGCAGCAGGGCCTGGCATTCATCAACTACATGCTGCGCCCGCAGGTGATTGCGCAGACCTCGACCTACCTCAAATACCCCAATGCCAATCAGGATTCCAGGGCGCTGATAGACGAAAAAATCCGTGACAACCCGGAAATTTACCCCGGCAAGGACGTCATGCAGACGCTGTTCCCGCTTGAGCCGCTGCCCCTGAAACTTGAGCGGGTACGGACACGGGTATGGAGCAAGGTTAAAAGCGGGACGTGA
- a CDS encoding carbon-nitrogen hydrolase family protein gives MNIEMVQLAGRDGDTAYNLSRTLNAIATCAGDTDLLVFPETHLTGFVGGQQLAQVAEPLDGPTLHAVLQAVRERGVGVVVGIAEVHEGTFYNTSVLVTPEGIALHYRKTHLWPSERGDFCPGDRFTTVVWQGVRIGLLICYDIELPETSRALAQLGAELIIVTNGNMDPYGPVHRTAIMARAQENQAFAVMVNRVGAGDDGLVFAGGSMAVDPFGRVLVEAGREENRQVVALDFDQLKAARRDYDYLKDRRLLLSGTQLEHADGRRELLIGA, from the coding sequence ATGAACATTGAAATGGTGCAACTGGCTGGCCGTGACGGCGACACCGCTTATAACCTGTCGCGCACATTGAATGCCATCGCCACCTGCGCTGGCGATACGGATTTGCTGGTGTTTCCAGAGACCCACCTGACCGGATTTGTCGGCGGCCAACAGCTGGCGCAGGTGGCCGAGCCCCTGGACGGTCCGACTCTGCACGCTGTGTTGCAGGCCGTACGGGAGCGTGGTGTCGGTGTGGTGGTCGGGATTGCCGAGGTCCATGAGGGCACGTTCTACAACACCTCGGTACTGGTGACGCCCGAGGGGATCGCGCTGCACTACCGCAAGACCCATCTTTGGCCGTCGGAACGTGGCGACTTCTGCCCTGGCGACCGTTTTACCACCGTTGTGTGGCAGGGCGTTCGGATTGGCCTGCTGATCTGTTACGACATTGAACTGCCGGAAACCAGCCGGGCCCTGGCGCAACTGGGGGCCGAACTGATCATCGTCACCAACGGCAACATGGATCCCTATGGCCCTGTGCACCGCACGGCAATCATGGCCCGCGCCCAGGAAAACCAGGCATTCGCCGTGATGGTCAACCGCGTAGGGGCAGGGGACGACGGGCTGGTGTTTGCGGGTGGCAGCATGGCGGTCGACCCGTTTGGGCGGGTGCTGGTTGAAGCCGGGCGCGAAGAAAATCGCCAGGTGGTGGCGCTGGATTTTGATCAGCTGAAGGCTGCCCGCCGTGATTACGACTACCTCAAGGATCGCCGTTTGTTGCTGTCGGGCACACAGCTCGAACATGCAGACGGTCGTCGCGAACTGTTGATCGGAGCCTGA
- a CDS encoding response regulator transcription factor: MNLTLQDVAWHDAVGRVIETLDQPNFWTALVRLLGRYVPVDNWVVLIYSAGKPQVLAESPGEDGGMDSLFQDYLKGLYLLDPFYIANRESPKSGLFRLQDVAPECFEQTDYYQRYFRLNIVTDEVHINVQLDNERTLSLSLGSQCRFSLEQTALLGLVQPWVAALMRQRLVFEREPREAAELTPNWQSRLETATEQLSTPLTAREMEVGLLLLSGCSNKEVARKLAISAETVKVHRKHMYSKLGIKSQSELFSLFLQAQE, from the coding sequence ATGAATCTGACGTTGCAGGATGTGGCTTGGCATGACGCAGTGGGCCGGGTGATCGAAACCCTCGACCAGCCCAATTTCTGGACGGCGCTGGTGCGTTTGCTGGGCCGCTATGTGCCCGTGGACAACTGGGTGGTGCTGATCTACAGCGCGGGAAAACCGCAGGTCCTGGCCGAATCCCCCGGCGAAGACGGCGGTATGGATTCACTGTTCCAGGATTATCTCAAGGGCCTGTACCTGCTGGACCCGTTCTACATTGCCAACCGCGAATCACCGAAAAGCGGGCTGTTCCGGCTGCAGGACGTGGCCCCGGAATGCTTTGAACAGACCGATTACTACCAGCGCTACTTCCGCCTGAATATCGTCACCGACGAGGTGCATATCAATGTGCAACTCGACAATGAACGAACCCTGAGCCTGTCACTGGGCAGCCAGTGCCGGTTCAGCCTGGAACAGACCGCATTGCTGGGGCTGGTACAGCCTTGGGTGGCCGCACTGATGCGCCAGCGCCTGGTGTTCGAGCGCGAACCCAGGGAGGCAGCAGAGCTGACACCCAACTGGCAAAGCCGCCTGGAAACCGCTACCGAGCAGTTGAGTACACCCTTGACCGCACGGGAAATGGAGGTGGGGCTATTGCTGCTAAGCGGCTGTTCGAACAAGGAAGTTGCCCGAAAACTGGCGATTTCCGCAGAGACGGTGAAGGTGCATCGCAAGCACATGTACAGCAAGCTGGGAATCAAGTCACAGTCCGAACTGTTCTCGCTGTTTTTACAGGCGCAGGAATAA